CATGCCGATACCGACGGCGAAGTATACATTCCTCACGGTATCTTTCCCGGGAAGGGTGGGCAGTGCCACGCCTCGCTGGCGGAACATCACCACCAATGAGGTCTCCTGGTCGAGCATAAAATCAGCGATCGGGCGATGGAAGAACGCCACCATCAACCCTAAAACAAGGCGAGTGACTTCAACCGGCATGGTGTAATCCTAGTTTCATTGACTTACCTTCTCAATCGGTTAAATCGCTGAGTTCTTGATTGAGTACCGGGGAGGACCATCTCGGGACTAACCCGGCGGAGGCGGCGGAGTTGCAGCGTGCTAAAATTGCATTAGCGAATACCCAGCAATGCTTTCCGACCTTCAGAAACTCATTGAGCTACAGCAGGTTGACCGCGAAATCCAGCGGTTGCAAGAGGAAGTGGCCGCCTTGCCCCGGCGAGTGGGGGAGATTGAGGCCAAACTGGCCGACACTAAGGCACAGGTGGACAAGGCGCGAGCCACCATTAAGGCTGACGAGACCACCCGGCGCAAGTTAGAGTCCCAGATACAAGACCAGCAGCAGAAAATATCGAAGTTTCGCGATCAATCCCTCGAAGTTAAAACCAACGAACAATATAAAGCGCTGATGCACGAGATCGGCTTTGCCGAAAAAGAGATTCGCCGCCTCGAAGACCAGATATTGGAAGGCATGCTTGACGTGGACGTCAATGAGAAGGCCCTGAAGATTACCGAAGCGGAATTGAAGGCAGAGACGGCGGAGATCGAGAAAGAGAAGGCGGAAGCCCGCAAGCGCACCGCCGAAGACGAGAAGCAGCTAGCTGAGCTGAATGGCCGGCGGGAAGGACTCCGCAGTGGAATCAATGCCGACGTGCTCCGCCATTACGACCGGGTATTGAAATTCCGCAAGAGCGCCCTTGCCGAAGCTCGCGACCACAAGTGTTCAGTCTGCCAGGTAATGCTGCGGCCGCAAACCTACAATGACGTGCGAACTAACGAGCAGATCATCATGTGCGACTCCTGCCAGCGAATCCTTTACTTCGTTCCTGAGCATGAGGCGCCACCAGCCGAATCGGCTGATCACGTACAAGCGCCAGCCGCGCATTAACAATTCCACTCCCAACGGGCCGTTTCACAGTTTGTAACCCAACCCCCGTATCTCCTTATTGCGTAATCTGCTTCGCCGGCCATCGGCGTTTATGATGGACGCGATGCCGCGGCGCTCCAATACCTCTGAAAACTCTAAACCGGAGGTGGATCTCCCCTCGCTGGTCGTAAATGCCCGCGCGGTGGCACGGCTCCGTGCCGGCCATGTTTGGGTGTACCGATCGGACCTGGTCTCAGCCGAAGGCGTGCCTCCCGGAGCCATGGTGCGGGTGCTCGACCAGAAAAGAAAGTCACTCGGGACGGCCCTCTACAGCAGCTCCTCGCAAATCGCAATCCGCATGATCTCTTCCGGCGCAGTACCGGACCTTCCCGCTTTATTGAGGCAGCGAATCCGAGAAGCACTGGCCTATCGCGAGAAGGTGGTCAGCGGCACTGATGCCTATCGCCTGGTTTTCAGCGAAGCTGATTTCCTTCCCGGGCTGATCGTTGATCGCTATAACGATGTCCTCTCCATGCAGGTCCTCACGCAGGGAATGGACGCGGAGACAGTGCGTGACTCCGTGCTCACCACCCTCGAGGAGCAAATTTCGCCGGCGGGAATTGTGGAGCGCATGGATCCGCGGGTTCGCGAGCTGGAACAACTCCCGCCACTCCAAACCAGGCTGTTGCGTGGGCAGAAGTCAGAAACCATTGTGACCATGAATGGCGTTCACTTCCGTTTTCGTGGTCTGGAAGGCCAAAAGACCGGAGCATTTCTGGACCAACGGGAAAACTATGCCGCTGCGGCACAATACGCCCATGGAGAGGCGCTGGACGTCTTTTGCTACCAGGGCGGATTCGCCCTGCACGTTGCGCCGCGCTGTTCGCAGGTGACCGGCGTTGACAGTTCCCGTGCAGCCTTGGAAGCGGCGGAAGAGAATGCCAAGCTCAACGGAATTGAGCTTGAATGGATGGAGGGCAATGCCTTCGACCTGCTGAAAGACTATTCGGCTGCCGGAAAACAGTACGACACCATTGTCCTCGATCCGCCCGCATTTGCCCGTTCCAAGCAGGCCCTGAATACGGCGTTGCGAGGGTATAAAGAGCTGAATCTGAGGGCCCTCAAGATGCTGCGGCCGGGTGGAACGCTGGTGACTTGCTCCTGTTCCTATCACGTCAGCGAGGCCGATTTCCTGGAAACCGTCTCCTCCTCCGCCGTAGACGCTCACCGTAGCCTGCGGCTGGTAGAGAAGCGCGGCCAAGCAAAAGACCACCCCGTCCTGCTGGGAGTGCCGGAAACGGCCTATCTGAAGTGCCTCATATTCCATGTAAGTCATTGAAAAAATGAGTAAATAACGTATTGACAATACAACACTCATATTTTATGATTCCATCGTAGTCACTATGACATCCAAGGCTTAGCGGCAATGCAAGCCTGGGTTGCCACACAATTTCTGAGCAGGAGGAACGGTTATGACAGTCGTTACGCGTTGGGAGCCTTTCCGTGAGTTTTCTGTACTACAAGACCGTCTCAACCGTCTGTTCCAGGATTCTCTTGGAACGGGACGCGAAGAGACACTAGCCAACAGCGGTGCGTTCGTCCCCGCAGTGGACGTGTATGAGGATGAACACAACGTCACGTTGAAACTGGAAGTTCCGGGAATTGACGAGAAGGACATTGATGTCCGGGTGGAAAACAACACCTTGACGGTGCGCGGTGAACGCAAGTTGGAGAAAGAAGAAAAGGAGGAGAACTTCCATCGTATTGAGAGGTCCTACGGAAGTTTTAGCCGCTCCTTCACCTTGCCATCTACCGTGGATGCGGAGAAGGTCGAAGCCGACTATGACAAGGGCGTGCTGAAGATCCGCCTTGCCAAAAAGGCTGAAGCCAAACCCAAGCAGATCAAGGTGAACATCGGGCAGAAGATGGTTGAAGGAAAAAGCGCGAGCAAAGCCGCCTAAAGCTGCCCTCGCGCAAAATAGAGACATCATACCTGGGAGGCGGAATTGATTTCGTCTCCCTATTTTTTTCAGATTCGAAGGTGCAACTTTCAGCCGAGAAG
This DNA window, taken from Terriglobales bacterium, encodes the following:
- a CDS encoding C4-type zinc ribbon domain-containing protein; translation: MLSDLQKLIELQQVDREIQRLQEEVAALPRRVGEIEAKLADTKAQVDKARATIKADETTRRKLESQIQDQQQKISKFRDQSLEVKTNEQYKALMHEIGFAEKEIRRLEDQILEGMLDVDVNEKALKITEAELKAETAEIEKEKAEARKRTAEDEKQLAELNGRREGLRSGINADVLRHYDRVLKFRKSALAEARDHKCSVCQVMLRPQTYNDVRTNEQIIMCDSCQRILYFVPEHEAPPAESADHVQAPAAH
- a CDS encoding Hsp20/alpha crystallin family protein — protein: MTVVTRWEPFREFSVLQDRLNRLFQDSLGTGREETLANSGAFVPAVDVYEDEHNVTLKLEVPGIDEKDIDVRVENNTLTVRGERKLEKEEKEENFHRIERSYGSFSRSFTLPSTVDAEKVEADYDKGVLKIRLAKKAEAKPKQIKVNIGQKMVEGKSASKAA
- a CDS encoding class I SAM-dependent rRNA methyltransferase, with the translated sequence MRNLLRRPSAFMMDAMPRRSNTSENSKPEVDLPSLVVNARAVARLRAGHVWVYRSDLVSAEGVPPGAMVRVLDQKRKSLGTALYSSSSQIAIRMISSGAVPDLPALLRQRIREALAYREKVVSGTDAYRLVFSEADFLPGLIVDRYNDVLSMQVLTQGMDAETVRDSVLTTLEEQISPAGIVERMDPRVRELEQLPPLQTRLLRGQKSETIVTMNGVHFRFRGLEGQKTGAFLDQRENYAAAAQYAHGEALDVFCYQGGFALHVAPRCSQVTGVDSSRAALEAAEENAKLNGIELEWMEGNAFDLLKDYSAAGKQYDTIVLDPPAFARSKQALNTALRGYKELNLRALKMLRPGGTLVTCSCSYHVSEADFLETVSSSAVDAHRSLRLVEKRGQAKDHPVLLGVPETAYLKCLIFHVSH